TGATCACCGGATCCTACGTTATCGGTTGCCGGCTGATTGTCACTCGGACGGTCCTCGGCAGTTGGCCCGGTTTCTTTGGAAGAACTTGCGTCCATGCTAGTCGGGTCAGAATCTTTCCCAGAcggatctatatcagatggtttcctgcaaatttGATTATCAGTGTTATTGCCGCAATGGATGCACATTAATGCAAGAGAGATCGTTATATGAGTTGTACCTAGAAGACTTCCTGATCTTTGGCGCAGGGCGACTGGTGGTTTTCTTCCTTGGAGTAGCCTGTTTTGGTAGTTTCTTGGTTGTCTCTCGGTCTCCAGGCCGCCTGGCAGTATCATCGGCTTCGTCGTCACTTAAAACCAGCTTCCTCTTTCGAGAGTCTGACTGGCCGACTGGATCAGAAGCACTTGGTTGAGGTTCAGACCGAATTCTTGGTCCTTCGCTCCCTTGCCCAGTTTAGTGGCGGGGAGATCGGCGTTGAGCGATTGGGGGATCcgacttcatcaaagcaaattcctgggTGTAATATCTTTCATTGTTAATTGATTCAACAGGAAAGCAAGATCGCATTTTGGGGAAGGATGAAATGTTTGAGTGCATACtggtggaggagggttgaatgCGTTGAATGGCACAACGGGCAACAGATATGAATAGCTGACAACAATAGCGTTTGAGAAGATTTTGTACATTCTTTCTTTCATGACCTTAAAGTCAAGAGAATCTGGATCTTCCCGATTTGGATCATGCTTGCCATCAAACTCAAAAGCTGTGCgtgatctttctttgattggagctaaccgACACTTGATAAAGTGCCGGGTGATCTGCTCTCCTTGAAGACCCTGTTCTTTCAGCTTTATCATCCTCTCCATCAGTTCTACTGcctgagcagcttcatctcccatagGCAATGAGTTCCATGTGTCCTGGTAAACCGGAGGAAGACAGCAGTACTCGGGAAGTGCgggctcaggattctgaacatagaaccagttcgcatgccagcctttgttcg
The Oryza sativa Japonica Group chromosome 6, ASM3414082v1 DNA segment above includes these coding regions:
- the LOC4341001 gene encoding uncharacterized protein isoform X2, with protein sequence MAEERESFESQWAPSDVTEDNLKEMVAHGVLPAKEIIGWRPAFGEVFPTPDTHEIVVFAHFFYGGFSLSTSRFFRGILNFYGISLHHLNPNSIVHIANFIHACEAFLGIRPHFALFRRIFFLKPQPNKNKPCVVGGAGFQLRGTLSQKYFSMPFKTSNKGWHANWFYVQNPEPALPEYCCLPPVYQDTWNSLPMGDEAAQAVELMERMIKLKEQGLQGEQITRHFIKCRLAPIKERSRTAFEFDGKHDPNREDPDSLDFKVMKERMYKIFSNAIVVSYSYLLPVVPFNAFNPPPPEFALMKSDPPIAQRRSPRH
- the LOC4341001 gene encoding uncharacterized protein isoform X1, coding for MAEERESFESQWAPSDVTEDNLKEMVAHGVLPAKEIIGWRPAFGEVFPTPDTHEIVVFAHFFYGGFSLSTSRFFRGILNFYGISLHHLNPNSIVHIANFIHACEAFLGIRPHFALFRRIFFLKPQPNKNKPCVVGGAGFQLRGTLSQKYFSMPFKTSNKGWHANWFYVQNPEPALPEYCCLPPVYQDTWNSLPMGDEAAQAVELMERMIKLKEQGLQGEQITRHFIKCRLAPIKERSRTAFEFDGKHDPNREDPDSLDFKVMKERMYKIFSNAIVVSYSYLLPVVPFNAFNPPPPVCTQTFHPSPKCDLAFLLNQLTMKDITPRNLL